The proteins below come from a single Plantactinospora sp. KBS50 genomic window:
- a CDS encoding ABC transporter substrate-binding protein, producing the protein MTRSPYRRWATLATLLLTTVALGAVGACGDGSGGTAGASGPVPLRLGYFPNITHAPAIVGVEKGIFAAKLGAGARLETRTFNAGPAAVEAIFSGALDAAYIGPNPTINAFVKSHGQAVRVVSGAASGGVALVVRPGIASAADLRGRRIATPQLGNTQDVALRYWLKQQGLSATKEGGGDVSIVPQENAQTVDTFHSGAVDGAWVPEPYLSRLVDDGGRVLVDERDEWPGGRFVITNLVVGTKFLKAHPDLVKRLVDGQVAATGLINAHPDEAQRAVADHIGTVTGKPLDLALIRQAWPSITFLNDPIAASLKAGLDHAVAVGLSQPADLSGLYDLSYLNEVLAARGEPGVPLP; encoded by the coding sequence ATGACACGTTCTCCGTACCGCCGGTGGGCGACGCTGGCGACACTGCTGCTGACGACCGTGGCCCTCGGCGCGGTCGGCGCCTGCGGCGACGGCTCCGGCGGCACCGCCGGCGCGTCCGGTCCGGTGCCGCTGCGGCTGGGCTACTTCCCGAACATCACCCACGCCCCCGCCATCGTGGGCGTCGAGAAGGGGATCTTCGCCGCGAAGCTCGGCGCCGGCGCCCGGCTGGAGACCAGGACCTTCAACGCCGGGCCGGCGGCGGTCGAGGCGATCTTCTCCGGCGCGCTGGACGCCGCGTACATCGGGCCGAACCCCACCATCAACGCCTTCGTCAAGTCGCACGGCCAGGCCGTCCGGGTCGTCTCGGGCGCCGCCTCCGGCGGGGTGGCGCTGGTGGTCCGGCCGGGCATCGCCTCCGCCGCCGACCTGCGGGGCAGACGGATCGCCACCCCCCAACTCGGCAACACGCAGGACGTGGCCCTCCGGTACTGGCTCAAGCAGCAGGGCCTGAGCGCCACCAAGGAGGGCGGCGGCGACGTCAGCATCGTGCCGCAGGAGAACGCGCAGACGGTGGACACCTTCCACAGTGGCGCCGTGGACGGCGCCTGGGTGCCCGAGCCGTACCTCTCCCGGCTGGTCGACGACGGCGGCAGGGTGCTCGTCGACGAGCGCGACGAGTGGCCCGGCGGAAGGTTCGTGATCACCAACCTGGTGGTCGGCACGAAGTTCCTGAAGGCACACCCGGACCTGGTCAAGCGGCTGGTCGACGGGCAGGTCGCGGCCACCGGGCTGATCAACGCGCACCCGGACGAGGCGCAGCGGGCCGTCGCCGACCACATCGGCACGGTCACCGGCAAGCCGCTGGACCTCGCGCTCATCCGGCAGGCCTGGCCCAGCATCACCTTCCTGAACGACCCGATCGCCGCCTCGCTCAAGGCCGGGCTGGACCACGCGGTCGCGGTCGGCCTCAGCCAACCGGCCGACCTCTCCGGGCTGTACGACCTGAGCTACCTCAACGAGGTCCTGGCCGCCCGGGGCGAGCCCGGCGTCCCGCTGCCATGA
- a CDS encoding ABC transporter ATP-binding protein, with protein sequence MSTTTTTPPGATASVALDGVTKVYGRGEHAVPALDRLSLDVVPGEFVCLVGASGCGKSTLLNLVAGLDRPTAGRIRVGGAQRPPISPGLMFQEPALFPWLTVEANVDLPLRLRGLPRAERRERVADLLRAVHLAGFARHRPHQLSGGMRQRVALARTLALDTPVLLMDEPFGALDAMTRDLLHDELERIWSQRRLTVLFVTHNVREAARLADRIVLLSSRPGRILHTTEVTVPRPRRIDSPEVAAIAADVTDRLRTEVGRHGR encoded by the coding sequence ATGAGCACGACCACGACGACGCCGCCGGGCGCCACCGCCTCGGTCGCGCTCGACGGCGTGACAAAGGTGTACGGGCGCGGCGAGCACGCCGTGCCGGCGCTGGACCGGCTGTCCCTCGACGTCGTGCCCGGCGAGTTCGTCTGCCTGGTCGGCGCCTCCGGCTGCGGCAAGAGCACGCTGCTCAACCTGGTCGCCGGGCTGGACCGGCCGACCGCCGGCCGGATCCGGGTGGGCGGCGCGCAACGGCCCCCGATCAGCCCCGGACTGATGTTCCAGGAGCCGGCCCTGTTCCCCTGGCTGACCGTCGAGGCGAACGTCGACCTGCCGCTCAGGCTGCGCGGGCTGCCCCGCGCCGAACGGCGGGAACGCGTCGCCGACCTGCTGCGCGCGGTACACCTGGCCGGCTTCGCGCGGCACCGCCCGCACCAACTGTCCGGCGGGATGCGGCAGCGGGTGGCCCTGGCCCGCACCCTCGCCCTGGACACCCCGGTGCTGCTGATGGACGAGCCGTTCGGCGCGCTGGACGCGATGACCCGCGACCTGCTGCACGACGAGTTGGAGCGCATCTGGTCGCAGCGCCGGCTGACCGTGCTGTTCGTCACGCACAACGTCCGGGAGGCGGCCCGGCTCGCCGACCGGATCGTCCTGCTGTCCAGCCGGCCCGGCCGGATCCTGCACACCACCGAGGTGACCGTGCCACGGCCGCGGCGGATCGACTCCCCCGAGGTCGCCGCCATCGCCGCGGACGTCACCGACCGACTACGTACGGAGGTGGGCCGGCATGGCCGGTGA
- a CDS encoding ABC transporter permease encodes MAGDTLSRDAGVLTGLDALETAGRDDAPGRLGRTWAALWPKLAALALALAAWQVVVWTGWKDPWALPGPGPVLADLGRYVTGAAFWQGLAVTGRRAAIGFGVAVTLGLLLGLAVARVRVLRAALGSMITALQTMPSIAWFPLAILLFELSERAIFFVVVLGAAPSVANGVIHGVDYVPPILVRAGRNLGARGIALYRYVIAPAALPAIVAGLKQGWAFAWRSLMAGELLVVIASRTSVGVQLQYAREFNDAVRVITIMIVILVVGLLVDSAFSAADRAIRRRWGVLDRSTG; translated from the coding sequence ATGGCCGGTGACACCCTGAGCCGCGACGCCGGCGTACTCACCGGGCTGGACGCCCTGGAGACCGCCGGCCGCGACGACGCGCCCGGCCGGCTCGGCCGGACCTGGGCGGCGCTCTGGCCCAAGCTCGCCGCCCTGGCCCTCGCGCTGGCCGCCTGGCAGGTGGTGGTCTGGACCGGCTGGAAGGATCCGTGGGCACTGCCCGGACCCGGGCCGGTGCTGGCCGACCTCGGCCGGTACGTCACCGGCGCCGCGTTCTGGCAGGGCCTCGCGGTGACCGGCCGGCGGGCCGCCATCGGCTTCGGCGTGGCCGTCACCCTCGGGCTGCTGCTCGGGCTCGCGGTGGCCCGGGTACGGGTGCTGCGCGCGGCGCTCGGCTCGATGATCACCGCGTTGCAGACGATGCCGTCGATCGCCTGGTTCCCTCTGGCCATCCTGCTGTTCGAGCTGAGCGAACGGGCCATCTTCTTCGTCGTGGTGCTCGGCGCCGCCCCGTCGGTGGCCAACGGGGTGATCCACGGCGTGGACTACGTGCCGCCCATCCTGGTCCGGGCCGGCCGCAACCTGGGCGCCCGCGGGATCGCGCTCTACCGGTACGTCATCGCGCCGGCCGCGCTGCCGGCCATCGTGGCCGGGCTCAAGCAGGGCTGGGCGTTCGCCTGGCGCAGCCTGATGGCCGGTGAGCTGCTGGTGGTGATCGCCAGCCGCACATCGGTCGGGGTCCAACTCCAGTACGCCCGGGAGTTCAACGACGCCGTCCGGGTCATCACCATCATGATCGTCATCCTGGTGGTCGGCCTGCTGGTGGACTCCGCGTTCTCCGCCGCGGACCGGGCCATCCGGCGCCGGTGGGGCGTGCTCGACCGGTCCACCGGGTGA
- a CDS encoding cold-shock protein — protein sequence MAIGTVKWFNADKGFGFITPDDGGADVFAHFSAIQSSGYRSLDENQRVEFEVTQGQKGPQAANIRPL from the coding sequence ATGGCAATTGGCACGGTCAAGTGGTTCAACGCTGACAAGGGCTTTGGCTTCATCACCCCGGACGACGGCGGCGCCGACGTCTTCGCCCACTTCTCGGCGATCCAGTCGTCCGGCTACCGCAGCCTGGACGAGAACCAGCGGGTGGAGTTCGAGGTCACCCAGGGGCAGAAGGGCCCGCAGGCGGCGAACATCCGGCCGCTGTAA